A stretch of Acipenser ruthenus chromosome 1, fAciRut3.2 maternal haplotype, whole genome shotgun sequence DNA encodes these proteins:
- the LOC117421001 gene encoding uncharacterized protein LOC117421001, translated as MICFIFMHVRHVHFCSVIVTYEKVRKKLRRATETSDLNTTDDEQTRKRKPSTKLSFLEDEEDFSISKNVRSSQRMPLLPTPPLFPTTVASPSSSSSSSSSKNTSNSEDGNISSDDRNYNSNTSSNDTGTGNRDKSSYVPLSDRDRMIFTILEEIKGQGRQNTLMLQALLKRQPHIEQEHGSLRLDEFRFPLDTKEDIDRVERMLMDQATEKALVCDRCTIVNKVLFFSDYNNQYIVINSF; from the exons ATGATTTGCTTCATTTTCATGCACGTAAGACATGTTCATTTTTGTTCTGTTATAGTGACATATGAGAAGGTGCGCAAGAAACTGAGAAGGGCAACCGAAACATCCGATCTGAACACCACAGATGATGAACAAACACGGAAGCGGAA ACCCTCTACAAAGCTGTCATTTCTAGAAGATGAAGAAGATTTTTCCATAAGCAAGAATGTGAGATCATCACAAAGGATGCCACTCTTGCCAACTCCACCTTTGTTTCCAACAACAGTAGCAtcacccagcagcagcagcagcagcagcagcagcaagaacACCAGCAACAGTGAAGATGGAAATATCAGCAGTGATGACAGGAACTACAACAGCAACACCAGCAGCAATGACACTGGAACTGGGAACAGGGACAAGAGCAGCTATGTGCCTCTATCAG ACAGGGATAGGATGATCTTCACCATTTTAGAAGAAATCAAGGGCCAGGGGAGACAAAACACCCTAATGCTTCAGGCACTTCTCAAGCGGCAGCCTCATATAGAGCAAGAGCATGGCAGCCTGCGCCTGGACGAATTCCGGTTTCCTCTTGACACCAAGGAGGACATTGACAGAGTGGAGAGGATGTTAATGGACCAGGCTACAGAAAAGGCACTGGTATGTGACCGTTGTACGATTGTTAACAAAGTCCTTTTCTTTTCAGATTATAATAACCAATACATTGTCATTaatagtttttga